The Elusimicrobiota bacterium genome includes a region encoding these proteins:
- the lipB gene encoding lipoyl(octanoyl) transferase LipB — MGKQFTLLRRRALGEAPDTLLLAEHPPLYTRGVACRQRPAHKLPYPLRTVDREGGLFYHGPGQLAGYPVFDLRQRGLTLAAYRRSLEGVIMEALLGLGVKAVRRKGSVGLWARGKRLVFIGVAARKGICCHGFALNINCDLAPFHCITPRSGPGWTSLADVLGKPLDETLVAKAVAEAFLRYF, encoded by the coding sequence ATGGGCAAGCAGTTCACATTGCTGCGGCGCCGGGCCTTGGGAGAGGCTCCTGACACCCTCCTGCTGGCCGAGCATCCGCCCCTCTACACCCGCGGCGTGGCGTGCCGGCAGAGACCCGCCCACAAGCTGCCGTATCCTCTGCGCACGGTGGACCGAGAGGGGGGGCTTTTCTACCACGGTCCGGGTCAGCTGGCGGGGTATCCGGTCTTCGACCTGCGGCAGCGTGGTCTGACTCTGGCAGCCTATCGTCGCTCGCTAGAGGGCGTGATCATGGAGGCGCTGCTGGGCCTGGGAGTGAAGGCGGTGCGCCGCAAGGGGTCTGTGGGGCTGTGGGCGCGGGGCAAGAGGCTAGTGTTCATCGGGGTGGCGGCACGGAAAGGGATCTGCTGCCATGGCTTCGCGCTCAACATCAACTGCGACCTGGCTCCGTTCCACTGCATCACGCCGCGCTCGGGGCCTGGGTGGACGTCGCTGGCCGATGTCCTGGGAAAGCCCCTGGATGAGACCTTGGTCGCCAAGGCCGTGGCTGAAGCCTTCCTACGTTACTTTTGA
- a CDS encoding family 1 glycosylhydrolase → MAIITFPKGFLWGASTSSYQNEGGNKDSALWDWEARRGWERSAEAARSWELFAEDFRLLQELNLTAYRFSLEWSRVQPEPGRFDDGALARYAQWAQRLVGAGIRPIVTLHHFSEPAWLLKRHPRGWLDEAVPQRFLRFAERAVTALGGVVRDWVVFNEPMVYLLFAYGVGHFPPGRRMIWRPEREFTPLLVPSFARTHNECYRLIHRLCPEARVGVAHHVSALEPARPGDEAAVERWDRFMHRDFLDGTKDCLDFLGLNYYTRIFVARGRLPGLPAGALPGFAEVEAALTRPLFRLLGGRRGDRPRGGTGWEIVPEGLGAVALKLWKEYGKPLWVTENGVADESGADRESFLRAHLASLAQAAAQGADLRGYLHWTLMDNYEWGTYRHRFGLCDRARRLKPGAAFLAETARRGWFEG, encoded by the coding sequence GTGGCCATTATAACATTTCCGAAAGGATTCCTTTGGGGGGCCTCCACCTCCTCCTATCAGAACGAGGGCGGCAACAAGGACTCGGCGCTTTGGGACTGGGAGGCGAGACGAGGCTGGGAACGCTCGGCCGAGGCCGCGCGCTCCTGGGAGCTCTTCGCCGAGGACTTTCGCCTCCTGCAGGAGCTCAACCTCACCGCCTATCGTTTCTCCCTGGAATGGTCCCGCGTCCAGCCCGAGCCGGGCCGCTTCGACGATGGGGCCCTGGCCCGCTATGCGCAATGGGCCCAGCGCTTGGTCGGCGCCGGCATCCGGCCCATCGTCACTCTGCACCATTTCTCCGAGCCCGCTTGGCTGCTCAAGAGGCATCCTCGCGGCTGGCTCGACGAAGCCGTGCCCCAGAGGTTCCTGCGCTTTGCCGAGCGCGCGGTGACGGCGCTGGGAGGCGTAGTGAGGGATTGGGTGGTCTTTAACGAGCCCATGGTCTACTTGCTCTTCGCCTACGGCGTGGGTCACTTCCCCCCGGGCCGGCGCATGATCTGGCGGCCGGAGCGTGAGTTCACGCCGTTGCTGGTGCCCAGCTTCGCGAGGACGCATAATGAATGCTACCGCCTCATCCATCGGCTGTGCCCGGAGGCCCGGGTCGGAGTGGCCCACCATGTCAGCGCCTTGGAGCCGGCCCGGCCGGGCGACGAGGCGGCGGTCGAGCGCTGGGACCGATTCATGCACCGCGACTTCTTAGACGGCACCAAGGACTGTCTGGACTTCCTGGGACTCAACTACTACACCCGCATCTTCGTGGCGCGGGGCCGCCTGCCGGGCCTGCCGGCCGGGGCTCTGCCCGGGTTCGCCGAGGTCGAGGCCGCTCTGACCCGGCCCCTGTTCCGCCTCCTGGGCGGCCGACGGGGAGACCGGCCGCGCGGCGGGACGGGCTGGGAGATCGTCCCGGAAGGGCTGGGGGCCGTGGCGCTGAAGCTCTGGAAGGAGTACGGCAAGCCCCTATGGGTCACCGAGAACGGCGTGGCCGATGAATCCGGCGCGGACCGGGAGAGCTTCCTGCGTGCGCATCTGGCGAGCCTGGCGCAGGCCGCGGCGCAGGGCGCGGACCTGCGGGGCTACCTGCACTGGACCCTCATGGACAACTACGAGTGGGGCACCTACCGCCACCGCTTCGGCCTCTGCGATCGGGCGCGCCGTCTCAAACCGGGAGCGGCATTCCTCGCCGAGACCGCGCGGCGGGGCTGGTTCGAAGGCTGA
- a CDS encoding phosphoserine transaminase, protein MQKPTLKPKCPNFSSGPCAKRPGWTVDALKNALVGRSHRSKEGKARLKEVSDRMKAVLGLPADYRIGVVAGSDTGAVELALWTLLGPRPVDIFGWESFGKGWITDVVKYLKLPNVREFKADYGKIPDLTKADPKHDIVFTSNGTTSGVKVPNLDWISKDREGLTICDATSGIFAMELDFTKLDVVTFSWQKVLGGEAGHGVLILSPRAVKRMEENDPKVSWPLPKIFRLVAEGKLKPGELEYNTVNTPSMLCVEDAIDALKWAESIGGCKALVARSNANLAALEKWVEKAGWISFLAESKAIRSNTSVCFKITADWFTKLPDEEKAKAAKKITGMLDKEGVAHDINSYGKAPAGIRIWCGATVETSDVEALTHWLDWAYESVSQEYAKETVK, encoded by the coding sequence ATGCAAAAGCCCACTTTGAAGCCCAAGTGCCCCAACTTCTCTTCCGGCCCCTGCGCCAAGCGCCCCGGCTGGACCGTCGACGCCCTCAAGAACGCTTTGGTCGGCCGCTCCCACCGCTCCAAGGAAGGCAAGGCCCGGCTCAAGGAAGTCTCCGACCGCATGAAGGCCGTCCTAGGCCTGCCCGCGGACTACCGCATCGGCGTGGTGGCCGGCTCCGATACCGGTGCCGTCGAACTCGCCCTATGGACCCTCCTGGGGCCCAGGCCCGTTGACATCTTCGGCTGGGAGTCCTTCGGCAAAGGCTGGATCACGGACGTGGTCAAGTACCTCAAGCTGCCCAACGTGCGCGAGTTCAAGGCCGACTACGGCAAGATCCCCGACCTCACCAAGGCCGACCCCAAGCACGACATCGTCTTCACATCCAACGGCACCACCTCCGGAGTCAAGGTCCCCAACCTCGACTGGATATCCAAGGACCGCGAGGGCCTGACCATCTGCGACGCCACCTCCGGCATCTTCGCCATGGAGCTCGACTTCACCAAGCTCGACGTCGTGACCTTCTCCTGGCAGAAGGTCCTCGGCGGAGAGGCCGGCCACGGCGTCCTCATCCTCTCGCCCCGCGCCGTCAAGCGCATGGAGGAGAACGACCCCAAGGTCTCCTGGCCTCTGCCCAAGATCTTCCGCCTGGTCGCGGAAGGCAAGCTCAAGCCCGGCGAGCTGGAGTACAACACGGTCAACACCCCCTCCATGCTCTGCGTGGAGGACGCCATAGACGCCCTCAAGTGGGCCGAGTCCATCGGCGGCTGCAAGGCTCTGGTCGCCCGCTCCAACGCCAACCTCGCCGCCCTCGAGAAATGGGTGGAGAAGGCCGGCTGGATCTCCTTCCTCGCCGAGTCCAAGGCCATCCGCTCCAACACCTCCGTCTGCTTCAAGATCACGGCGGACTGGTTCACCAAGCTTCCCGACGAGGAGAAGGCCAAGGCCGCCAAGAAGATCACGGGGATGCTCGACAAGGAGGGCGTCGCCCACGACATCAACTCTTATGGGAAGGCCCCTGCTGGCATCCGCATCTGGTGCGGCGCCACCGTGGAGACCTCGGACGTCGAAGCCCTCACCCACTGGCTGGATTGGGCTTATGAATCCGTCTCACAGGAATACGCCAAGGAGACAGTGAAATGA
- a CDS encoding divalent-cation tolerance protein CutA: MPEASQFRVLFVTVPDAKLADVIAGGLVDRKLAACVNIIPGVTSVYRWEDKIQKDSEVLLLIKTRTGALDEVTQFIKEKHTAEVPEIISLPITEGNPSYLEWLGANTIFTRKVEDTPFPY, encoded by the coding sequence ATGCCAGAAGCCTCCCAGTTCCGAGTCCTATTCGTGACCGTGCCCGACGCCAAGCTGGCCGACGTCATCGCGGGCGGCTTGGTGGACCGTAAATTGGCGGCTTGCGTCAACATCATCCCCGGCGTCACATCCGTCTACCGGTGGGAAGACAAGATCCAGAAGGACTCCGAGGTGCTACTGCTCATCAAGACCCGGACCGGAGCCCTCGATGAAGTGACGCAGTTCATCAAGGAGAAGCACACGGCCGAGGTCCCGGAGATCATCAGCCTCCCGATCACCGAGGGCAACCCATCCTATCTGGAATGGCTCGGGGCCAATACGATCTTCACCCGCAAGGTGGAAGACACCCCGTTCCCCTATTAG
- the trxB gene encoding thioredoxin-disulfide reductase, whose protein sequence is MAYSKKVVIIGSGPSAHTAAIYAARANLEPLVFGGVAMGGQLMITSDVENFPGFAEPVAGPELMERMRAQCERLGVLIIPEYVSKVDLSRRPFSLETTEGVTASAAALIIATGAKAKLLGLESEGKLMGHGVSACATCDGFFFKGKEIAVVGGGDTAVEEATFLTRFATKVTVIHRRNALRASAVMIQRAERNPKIAFLWDSVVTEVLGQDSVTGVRVRNVKTDSVREFACQGLFVAIGHSPTTDFLSGQLKTDENGYIVTDGRTRTSVEGVFAAGDVMDSRYRQAVTAAGTGCMAALEAERFLAQHE, encoded by the coding sequence ATGGCTTATTCCAAAAAGGTTGTCATCATCGGCTCCGGGCCCTCCGCCCATACCGCGGCCATCTACGCGGCCCGCGCCAATCTCGAGCCCTTGGTCTTCGGAGGCGTGGCCATGGGCGGTCAGCTCATGATCACTTCGGACGTGGAGAATTTCCCGGGCTTCGCGGAGCCCGTGGCGGGCCCGGAGCTTATGGAGCGCATGCGCGCTCAGTGCGAGAGACTGGGAGTGCTGATCATCCCGGAGTACGTCTCCAAGGTCGACCTGAGCCGCCGCCCGTTCTCCCTGGAGACCACGGAAGGGGTCACCGCCTCCGCCGCGGCGCTCATCATCGCGACAGGAGCCAAAGCCAAGCTGCTGGGCCTGGAATCCGAAGGCAAGCTGATGGGTCACGGGGTCTCGGCCTGCGCCACCTGCGACGGATTCTTCTTCAAGGGCAAGGAGATCGCCGTGGTCGGAGGCGGAGACACCGCAGTCGAGGAAGCGACCTTCCTGACCAGGTTCGCCACCAAGGTGACGGTGATCCATCGCCGCAACGCCCTGCGCGCCTCGGCGGTGATGATCCAGCGCGCCGAGCGCAACCCGAAGATCGCGTTCCTCTGGGACTCGGTGGTGACCGAGGTCTTGGGCCAGGATTCGGTCACGGGCGTGCGAGTCCGCAACGTGAAGACCGACTCGGTCAGAGAATTCGCCTGCCAGGGCCTGTTCGTGGCCATCGGGCACTCCCCGACCACGGACTTCCTGAGCGGACAACTCAAGACGGACGAGAACGGCTACATCGTGACCGACGGCCGGACCCGCACCTCGGTGGAGGGGGTCTTCGCCGCGGGCGACGTCATGGATTCCCGCTACCGGCAGGCGGTCACGGCCGCGGGCACGGGCTGCATGGCGGCCTTGGAAGCCGAGCGCTTCCTGGCGCAACATGAATGA
- a CDS encoding 6-carboxytetrahydropterin synthase gives MKSHCVTKVIHFCYGHRLLEHRGKCRHLHGHNGVLEVTLRRRRLDRLGMVVDFERIKSAVADWVKANLDHKMLLNSRDPLVRALRALGEPVMTIRGNPTAENIARLVYSRARSRKLPVLSVRLWESRDSSALYPGA, from the coding sequence GTGAAATCCCACTGCGTGACGAAAGTCATCCATTTCTGCTACGGCCACCGGCTGCTGGAGCACCGCGGCAAGTGCCGCCACTTGCATGGTCACAACGGCGTCCTTGAGGTCACCTTGCGGCGAAGAAGGCTCGACCGGCTAGGGATGGTCGTGGACTTCGAAAGGATCAAGTCCGCCGTGGCGGATTGGGTCAAAGCCAACTTGGATCACAAGATGCTGCTGAACTCCCGCGATCCGCTGGTCCGGGCCCTGCGCGCGCTGGGCGAGCCCGTGATGACCATCCGGGGCAATCCCACGGCGGAGAACATCGCGCGCCTCGTCTACTCCCGGGCCCGCAGCCGCAAGCTCCCGGTGCTCAGCGTACGGCTCTGGGAGAGCCGCGACTCCTCGGCGCTCTATCCGGGAGCCTGA
- the lipA gene encoding lipoyl synthase: MNEAARKPLPSWLKVSVPSGEKVARIRKTCAERGLHTVCASARCPNLGECWGAGTATFMILGGHCTRGCRFCSVPSAARPEAPKPSEPELLAQTVAELGLRYVVLTTVCRDDLPDQGAGHIAACIQAVKERVPEIRVEILLQDFTGQEAALRKVVASVPDVVGHNIETVERLTPSVRDGRCSYRLSLQTLSALRKLAPKTPLKSSLMLGLGEADEEILAALRDLRGVDVDLVTIGQYLRPTGMGRNLPVERYVAPGEFARWAERAKELGFKHASCGPFVRSSYHAAEAFTASLLSGRIS; the protein is encoded by the coding sequence ATGAATGAAGCAGCCCGCAAGCCTCTGCCGTCCTGGCTGAAGGTCTCGGTCCCCTCCGGGGAGAAGGTCGCGCGCATCCGCAAGACCTGCGCCGAGCGCGGCCTCCATACCGTATGCGCCAGCGCCCGCTGTCCGAACCTGGGCGAGTGCTGGGGCGCGGGCACCGCGACTTTCATGATCCTGGGCGGCCATTGCACGCGCGGCTGCCGCTTTTGCTCCGTGCCTTCGGCCGCGCGGCCTGAAGCGCCCAAGCCGAGCGAGCCCGAACTGCTGGCCCAGACCGTGGCCGAGCTGGGGCTGCGCTACGTGGTCTTGACCACGGTCTGCCGCGACGATCTGCCGGACCAGGGCGCTGGGCACATCGCGGCCTGCATCCAGGCGGTCAAAGAGCGGGTGCCCGAAATCCGCGTCGAGATCCTCCTGCAGGATTTCACAGGACAGGAGGCGGCCTTGCGCAAGGTCGTCGCCTCGGTCCCGGACGTGGTCGGGCACAACATCGAGACCGTGGAGCGCCTCACGCCTTCGGTGCGCGACGGGCGCTGCTCCTATCGGCTTTCCCTGCAGACGCTCTCGGCCTTGCGCAAGCTGGCGCCCAAGACGCCCCTGAAGTCCTCGCTCATGCTGGGCCTGGGCGAGGCGGACGAGGAAATCCTGGCCGCCTTGCGCGACCTGCGCGGCGTGGACGTGGACCTGGTCACCATCGGGCAGTACCTCCGGCCCACGGGCATGGGCCGGAATCTTCCGGTGGAGCGCTATGTGGCGCCCGGAGAATTCGCGCGCTGGGCCGAGCGCGCCAAGGAGCTGGGCTTCAAGCACGCATCCTGCGGCCCGTTCGTGCGCAGTTCCTATCACGCGGCGGAGGCCTTTACGGCCAGCCTGCTCAGCGGTAGAATTAGTTAG
- a CDS encoding HAMP domain-containing sensor histidine kinase produces MRLSVRLALVFSLFGLAITAGLLTYHVRVIRREAYSRAENMADDTLVAVRALVSAQARAGRYHELDGDLAAMIRQAGIAAVEVRDRRGRPVLRRVDDPRWLSRQPHPGVPIRLVPDGIYDVQTGVPLGARGPGTVLLGFHTADLESRLAAIGASAVQGGVTALLGVTITAWLMGAWFGWRIERLVPRFEALPKDPERFRPLRVDDAGDEAARLVAAFNRLGGILKEETRRRRELELEKRELSAMLVHDLKTPLTVVRSGVTLLQEQLAESKAGAGCKRTLELLDMSTDRLRRMVDDVLQLARMEEVEGLREQQPVDLAAMAAVAGKDFGLITADRKQKLVVDIPAGTRAVALGDAALLRRVLDNLVHNAVEHTPAHGAITISVRVQDGQGRVEVSDGGPGIPPEARPEIFKKFFQKDMKRHVGNVGLGLALCLKAVQRHGGTIGVEDASPHGARFYFSLPLAKGKSA; encoded by the coding sequence ATGCGGCTGAGCGTCCGTCTCGCTCTGGTTTTCTCGTTGTTCGGTCTGGCCATCACGGCCGGTCTGCTGACCTACCATGTCCGCGTCATCCGCCGGGAGGCCTATTCCCGAGCCGAGAACATGGCGGATGACACCTTGGTGGCCGTGCGGGCGCTGGTCTCCGCGCAGGCGCGGGCCGGCCGCTACCACGAGCTCGACGGCGACTTGGCGGCCATGATCCGGCAGGCCGGCATCGCGGCCGTCGAGGTGAGGGACCGACGGGGCCGGCCTGTGCTGCGCCGCGTGGATGACCCCCGCTGGCTGTCCCGCCAACCGCATCCTGGTGTCCCCATCCGCCTGGTCCCGGACGGGATCTATGACGTGCAGACGGGGGTGCCGCTAGGGGCCCGCGGGCCGGGTACGGTCCTGTTGGGGTTCCATACCGCCGATTTGGAAAGCCGCCTAGCCGCCATCGGTGCGAGCGCCGTACAGGGGGGCGTGACGGCCCTGTTGGGCGTCACCATCACGGCTTGGCTCATGGGCGCGTGGTTCGGCTGGCGCATCGAACGGCTGGTGCCCCGCTTCGAGGCTCTGCCCAAGGACCCCGAGCGGTTCCGGCCCCTGCGCGTGGACGACGCGGGCGACGAGGCCGCTCGCCTGGTGGCCGCCTTCAACCGCCTCGGGGGCATCCTCAAGGAGGAGACGCGGCGGCGGCGCGAGCTGGAACTGGAGAAGCGCGAGCTATCGGCGATGCTCGTGCACGACCTCAAGACCCCGTTGACCGTGGTGCGCTCCGGCGTCACTCTGCTTCAAGAGCAGCTCGCGGAGTCCAAGGCGGGGGCGGGCTGCAAACGCACGCTAGAGCTTCTGGACATGTCCACCGACCGGCTGCGGCGCATGGTCGATGACGTCCTGCAACTGGCGCGCATGGAGGAGGTCGAGGGTCTGCGCGAGCAGCAGCCCGTGGACCTGGCGGCCATGGCCGCCGTGGCCGGGAAGGATTTTGGACTGATCACGGCGGACCGCAAGCAGAAACTCGTCGTCGACATCCCCGCCGGGACCAGAGCCGTGGCCCTAGGCGACGCGGCCCTCCTGCGCCGGGTGCTCGACAACCTGGTGCACAACGCGGTCGAGCATACCCCGGCCCATGGCGCGATCACCATCTCCGTGCGGGTCCAGGACGGTCAGGGGCGGGTGGAGGTCTCGGACGGGGGCCCGGGGATCCCGCCGGAAGCGCGGCCGGAGATCTTCAAGAAGTTCTTCCAGAAGGACATGAAGCGCCACGTGGGCAACGTGGGCCTGGGGCTGGCGCTCTGCCTCAAGGCGGTCCAGCGGCACGGCGGCACGATCGGGGTCGAGGACGCCTCTCCCCACGGCGCCCGTTTCTACTTCAGCCTGCCTCTGGCCAAGGGCAAGTCGGCGTAG
- the lpdA gene encoding dihydrolipoyl dehydrogenase, whose product MDTEVLVIGAGPGGYVAALKLGKLGKKTLLVEKDRLGGVCLNCGCIPSKAMIHIAGQVHKLRKAKAQGLEAPDLRLTWSKVVDWKDLMGTGLNRGIAALEKGNAVTVLAGTARLTGAHQAEVATSTGKETVSFQQAIVVTGSRPISIPGFDFDADRILSSSDALALREVPGRLLVIGGGIIGLELGTVFAKLGSQVTVVEFLPQVLTGVEADLAAPVTRGLQRMGVTVWTSSKARSFKTAAGGLEVSIETPEGDKMVETDKVLVCVGRAVNSKDLGLEALGIVCDPKGHIIVNQNYQTKQPHIYAVGDVIGPPYLAHKASREGVLAALHISGKPVEPRGAIPAAIFTDPEIAAVGETETEARARGAEVITGRFPFSALGKAQAMRETEGFVKIVADKSSHKVLGGAIVGPEAADLIGELCLAVKVGATLEDLGSTVHPHPTLSEAISEAAEACLGQALHILTPSRV is encoded by the coding sequence ATGGACACGGAAGTGCTGGTGATCGGCGCGGGACCGGGCGGCTACGTGGCCGCCCTGAAGCTGGGCAAGCTGGGCAAGAAGACCCTGCTGGTGGAAAAGGACCGTCTGGGGGGAGTGTGCCTTAACTGCGGCTGCATCCCATCCAAAGCCATGATCCACATCGCGGGCCAGGTGCACAAGCTGCGCAAGGCCAAGGCCCAGGGTCTGGAAGCTCCGGACCTGCGCCTGACCTGGTCCAAGGTGGTGGACTGGAAGGACCTGATGGGGACAGGCCTGAACCGCGGCATCGCCGCTTTGGAGAAGGGCAACGCTGTGACGGTGCTGGCCGGCACGGCGCGCCTGACCGGCGCCCATCAGGCCGAGGTGGCGACGTCGACCGGGAAGGAGACCGTGTCCTTCCAGCAGGCCATCGTGGTGACGGGCTCGCGTCCGATCTCGATACCAGGCTTCGATTTCGACGCGGACAGGATCTTGAGCTCGAGCGATGCTTTGGCATTGCGCGAGGTCCCGGGGCGGCTCTTGGTCATCGGCGGAGGCATCATCGGGCTGGAGTTGGGCACGGTGTTCGCCAAGCTGGGCTCGCAGGTTACCGTGGTGGAGTTCCTGCCCCAGGTGCTCACGGGAGTGGAGGCGGACCTGGCCGCGCCGGTGACGCGGGGCCTGCAGAGGATGGGGGTCACGGTCTGGACGAGCTCCAAAGCCAGGAGCTTCAAGACCGCGGCGGGCGGGCTGGAGGTCTCGATCGAGACTCCTGAAGGCGACAAGATGGTGGAGACGGACAAGGTCTTGGTCTGCGTGGGCCGGGCGGTCAACAGCAAAGACCTGGGCCTGGAGGCTTTGGGGATCGTCTGCGACCCGAAGGGGCACATCATCGTCAACCAGAACTATCAGACGAAGCAGCCGCACATCTACGCTGTGGGCGATGTGATCGGTCCTCCTTACCTGGCTCACAAGGCCTCTCGCGAAGGGGTGCTCGCAGCGCTGCACATCTCGGGCAAGCCTGTAGAGCCGCGGGGCGCCATCCCGGCGGCCATCTTCACGGATCCCGAGATCGCGGCGGTGGGGGAGACAGAGACCGAAGCGCGGGCTCGCGGGGCCGAGGTGATCACCGGACGCTTCCCGTTCTCGGCTCTGGGCAAGGCCCAGGCGATGCGCGAGACCGAAGGCTTCGTGAAGATCGTGGCGGACAAGTCCTCGCACAAGGTGCTGGGCGGGGCGATCGTGGGGCCGGAGGCCGCGGATCTCATCGGCGAGTTGTGCTTGGCCGTGAAGGTGGGTGCGACCTTGGAGGACCTGGGTTCCACCGTGCATCCGCATCCGACCCTGAGCGAGGCGATCTCCGAGGCCGCCGAGGCCTGTCTGGGCCAGGCCTTGCACATCCTGACTCCGAGCCGAGTGTAG
- a CDS encoding Maf family protein, whose protein sequence is MHGLKGATLILASASPRRRVLLRRLRLPFRILPSHVSEETREKNPRLLVVELALRKARDVARRHPEARVLGADTIVVCRGEIIGKPLDMADARRILELLNGRWQEVYTGVAVVWEGGQRSLSRAVKSRVLARRLSSAQLSRLAGKHHDKAGAYAVQDQDDPFIERIEGDYGNVVGLPLDATRRLLERSGAYADLPLARGRLK, encoded by the coding sequence GTGCACGGCTTGAAGGGCGCCACCCTCATCCTCGCCTCCGCCTCCCCGCGCCGCCGCGTCCTGCTGCGGCGGCTGCGCCTGCCGTTCCGCATCCTGCCCAGCCATGTCAGCGAGGAGACCCGCGAGAAGAATCCGCGCCTCCTGGTCGTCGAACTGGCCCTGCGCAAGGCTCGCGACGTAGCCCGCCGCCATCCTGAGGCCAGGGTCCTGGGCGCAGACACCATCGTGGTCTGCCGGGGCGAGATCATCGGCAAGCCCCTGGACATGGCCGATGCTCGGCGCATCCTGGAACTCCTCAACGGCCGTTGGCAGGAGGTCTACACCGGGGTAGCCGTTGTCTGGGAGGGGGGACAGAGGTCCTTGTCCCGGGCCGTGAAGAGCCGGGTCCTGGCACGGCGCCTGAGCTCAGCGCAGCTCTCGCGTCTGGCGGGCAAGCATCACGACAAGGCCGGCGCCTACGCGGTGCAGGACCAGGACGATCCGTTCATCGAACGCATCGAAGGCGACTACGGCAACGTGGTGGGGTTGCCTCTCGACGCAACCCGCAGACTGTTGGAGAGGTCCGGCGCCTACGCCGACTTGCCCTTGGCCAGAGGCAGGCTGAAGTAG
- a CDS encoding Yip1 family protein has product MDESRPVQSQPAAREPYGLGRMLEDTVSSLFQAGDVFADLAGKPAPSYEVMIPNLLVFCAAVCAATLLRACVATPGLLYASPSTMAIAAAGGLILAVPLSFLTAGVLHAFMLLSGGEGDYQRSYQASSMFSILIALQALLNWFDWVWMLPALLAAYMGTAAARTLHRAPALRAGVVFCLVAAFGIVGQWAVREQVSRWSQTARAMQTTATAVQDLSIQLQRMQQMSAPQEPGIGGTGRGAPEALGTGPGPAAPQNSPQPIGLSSLELLSPPQGDNQSDLPAQLQAQAQAQTRTIQQTTTDLLAPIMGMLKNPALTRGMPPEQAKQIGAITDMLVQMQKDMAGGKTITPEERSAMMARFQGTMMQMMTQMQQQGPLPRRGRILEPARKTAKPSRTPPAPRPDAGNPTKSGAGGPQQEPASRESPEKTPE; this is encoded by the coding sequence ATGGACGAGAGCCGACCGGTGCAGAGCCAGCCCGCGGCCCGAGAGCCCTACGGCTTGGGCCGCATGCTCGAGGACACGGTCTCCTCCCTGTTCCAGGCGGGCGACGTCTTCGCCGACCTCGCTGGGAAGCCGGCGCCGTCCTACGAGGTCATGATCCCGAATCTGCTGGTCTTCTGCGCGGCCGTCTGCGCCGCGACCCTCCTGCGCGCCTGCGTCGCCACGCCGGGCCTGCTGTACGCTTCCCCGTCCACGATGGCCATCGCGGCCGCAGGCGGATTGATCCTCGCCGTGCCCCTGAGCTTCCTGACGGCGGGAGTGCTCCATGCGTTCATGCTGCTCTCGGGAGGAGAAGGGGATTACCAACGCAGCTATCAAGCGTCCTCCATGTTTTCCATCCTGATCGCGCTGCAGGCCCTGCTGAATTGGTTCGACTGGGTCTGGATGTTGCCGGCGCTGCTGGCGGCCTACATGGGAACCGCCGCCGCTCGGACCTTGCATCGCGCGCCGGCCCTGCGCGCCGGCGTCGTATTCTGCCTGGTGGCGGCCTTCGGCATCGTGGGGCAATGGGCGGTGCGCGAGCAGGTCTCCCGCTGGTCCCAGACCGCGCGAGCGATGCAGACTACGGCCACGGCCGTCCAGGACCTCAGCATCCAGCTCCAGCGGATGCAGCAGATGTCCGCGCCGCAGGAGCCGGGGATTGGCGGGACCGGCCGCGGGGCTCCGGAGGCGCTGGGAACGGGGCCGGGGCCGGCGGCGCCGCAGAACTCCCCTCAACCGATTGGGCTGTCCAGCCTGGAACTTCTCTCCCCGCCCCAGGGCGACAACCAGTCGGACCTCCCGGCCCAGCTCCAGGCCCAGGCTCAAGCCCAGACTAGAACGATCCAGCAGACCACCACGGATCTTCTGGCCCCAATAATGGGCATGCTGAAGAACCCGGCTTTGACCAGGGGCATGCCGCCGGAGCAGGCCAAGCAGATCGGCGCTATCACCGACATGCTGGTCCAGATGCAGAAGGACATGGCTGGAGGAAAGACCATCACCCCCGAAGAGCGCTCGGCCATGATGGCCCGGTTCCAGGGCACCATGATGCAGATGATGACTCAGATGCAGCAGCAGGGGCCGCTGCCGCGCAGAGGCCGAATACTTGAACCGGCCCGGAAGACCGCCAAGCCCAGCCGGACCCCTCCCGCGCCAAGACCGGACGCCGGCAACCCGACCAAGAGCGGCGCGGGCGGCCCCCAGCAGGAGCCGGCGTCTCGGGAGTCTCCGGAGAAGACTCCCGAGTGA